A genomic stretch from Algoriphagus halophilus includes:
- a CDS encoding glycoside hydrolase family 88 protein — protein sequence MKLDSEIQIQDLKAPLEKFWKLSGEKIELIEKSFDPAKGAPVFTEKGQYVTRGWTEWTQGFQYGSAILQFDATGDEKFLKIGRENTLHKMAPHLTHTGVHDHGFNNVSTYGNLLRLMKEGKIPQNDWEQNFYELALKASGAVQAMRWTNIPSGGYIYSFNGPHSLFVDTIRSCRALVVSHALGHVLQGENDRRISLIQRAIQHILSTINYSIFYGKGRDSYDVPGRTAHEIIFNTNDGNYRCPNSQQGYTGFSTWTRGLAWAICGLGETLEILDQIEESDYAIIISKKALVEELLEAAKVTSEFYINNTPTDGIPYWDTGAPGLVHMGDYLNQPSNPFNEFEPIDSSAACIAAQGLIRIGNFIKYSEPELYDKYTKAGLQVAQALFRSPYLSEDPAHQGLILHSIYHQPNGWDYRPEKNKAPYGESCMWGDYHARELALLIQRTLNQETYYSFFNCIQTL from the coding sequence ATGAAGCTTGATTCAGAAATTCAAATACAAGACCTAAAAGCTCCTTTAGAAAAATTCTGGAAGCTTTCTGGTGAAAAAATCGAATTGATTGAAAAGTCCTTTGATCCAGCCAAAGGAGCACCGGTCTTTACAGAAAAAGGACAGTATGTGACCAGAGGATGGACTGAATGGACCCAAGGATTTCAATATGGTTCGGCAATTTTACAATTCGATGCCACTGGAGATGAAAAGTTCCTGAAAATAGGAAGGGAAAATACCCTTCATAAAATGGCACCGCACTTGACCCACACGGGGGTTCATGATCATGGTTTCAATAATGTCAGTACTTATGGAAACTTATTGAGGTTGATGAAGGAAGGAAAAATCCCTCAAAATGATTGGGAACAGAATTTCTATGAATTAGCCTTGAAAGCCAGTGGTGCAGTCCAAGCCATGCGCTGGACAAATATTCCCAGTGGAGGTTATATTTACTCTTTTAACGGCCCTCATTCATTATTTGTAGATACCATTCGCTCTTGCAGAGCTTTGGTGGTTTCCCATGCTTTGGGCCATGTATTGCAAGGCGAAAATGATCGGAGAATTTCCCTGATTCAGCGTGCCATTCAACACATCCTGAGCACCATCAACTACTCTATCTTTTATGGAAAAGGAAGAGATTCTTATGATGTTCCCGGTAGAACTGCCCATGAGATCATTTTCAATACCAACGATGGAAATTACAGATGCCCCAACTCCCAGCAAGGATACACAGGGTTCAGTACCTGGACCAGGGGATTGGCCTGGGCTATTTGCGGACTTGGCGAGACCTTAGAAATTCTGGATCAAATTGAGGAAAGCGATTATGCAATCATTATTTCTAAAAAGGCGCTCGTGGAGGAGTTATTGGAAGCGGCAAAAGTCACCTCTGAATTTTATATAAATAATACCCCTACCGATGGAATTCCCTACTGGGATACTGGTGCGCCTGGATTGGTTCATATGGGCGATTATTTAAATCAACCTTCCAATCCTTTCAACGAATTTGAACCGATCGATAGCTCCGCTGCCTGCATTGCAGCTCAAGGTCTTATCCGTATTGGAAATTTTATAAAATACTCAGAACCTGAACTATATGACAAATACACCAAAGCAGGACTTCAAGTAGCTCAGGCTCTCTTTCGGTCTCCCTATTTATCTGAAGACCCAGCTCATCAGGGATTGATTTTACATAGCATTTACCATCAACCGAATGGATGGGATTACCGGCCCGAAAAGAACAAAGCGCCCTATGGCGAATCATGTATGTGGGGGGATTACCATGCCAGAGAACTTGCATTATTGATTCAAAGGACTTTGAATCAGGAAACCTATTATAGCTTTTTCAACTGTATTCAAACATTATGA
- a CDS encoding sodium:solute symporter family protein: MIGWLVFFFGIFLAMLGYASYRSYRKNRTSDDFIFAGSNIGTILGFLTFSAALFSAFTFMGMPDFFRTHGVGAWIFLALSDALMVFFLIWFGYALRKRATIKGYKGVAGLIKSCYENSFAGYLVFASAFLFLIPYVSIQIRGISIFLDAAFPDMLPYWSWSAVLVFIMLIYSEIGGLKAIVYSDAIQGVIMLAVIWIIGLTCLSLAGGLEDGIAKVSASNQDLLSLPGPNGLFSSPFLIASAIAIVLIPVSQPQFTTRLVVMKSLKSVHRMAYAVGIFAILVILPTAFIGLYGAIEYPDANTADFLSQALLFDQAVPVAALAVVGLFAACLSTTNAQIFALGTELRSLLNGTDQANMRITKLSILAFSLIVLVFSTYMSDELVLLARVSFAGTSMIAPVVLGAVIFSQPPKALIGLSTVALIFFILSILGIVPDNYFGYPLDFLMYIILFVFTTIIMVSHKKKPKTTT, translated from the coding sequence ATGATCGGATGGTTAGTTTTCTTTTTTGGGATTTTCTTGGCCATGTTGGGATATGCTTCTTATAGGTCTTACAGGAAAAATAGAACTTCAGATGATTTTATTTTCGCAGGATCTAACATTGGCACCATACTCGGCTTTTTGACATTTTCAGCAGCCCTATTTTCAGCATTTACCTTTATGGGTATGCCTGATTTCTTCCGAACTCACGGGGTAGGCGCTTGGATTTTCTTGGCCCTTTCGGATGCTTTAATGGTATTTTTCTTGATTTGGTTTGGCTATGCTTTGAGAAAAAGAGCCACCATCAAGGGATATAAAGGAGTGGCTGGGTTGATAAAATCATGTTATGAAAATTCATTTGCCGGATATCTTGTTTTTGCTAGTGCTTTCTTATTTCTGATCCCTTATGTATCTATCCAAATCAGAGGAATCTCAATATTTCTAGACGCTGCATTTCCAGATATGCTTCCCTATTGGTCCTGGTCAGCAGTCTTAGTCTTTATCATGTTGATTTATTCAGAAATAGGGGGACTAAAAGCTATTGTATACAGTGATGCCATCCAGGGTGTGATCATGTTGGCCGTCATATGGATCATTGGTTTGACCTGTTTAAGTTTAGCAGGAGGGTTAGAAGATGGGATCGCAAAAGTGAGTGCGAGCAACCAAGACCTGTTATCCTTACCGGGACCCAATGGCCTTTTTTCCAGTCCGTTTTTAATAGCCTCTGCCATAGCCATTGTTCTAATTCCAGTTTCACAACCTCAGTTCACCACGAGATTGGTGGTTATGAAAAGTTTGAAATCTGTCCATAGAATGGCCTATGCAGTAGGAATCTTTGCGATTTTGGTAATCCTTCCTACCGCATTTATTGGACTCTATGGAGCCATTGAATATCCTGATGCAAATACCGCTGATTTCCTAAGCCAGGCATTGTTATTCGATCAAGCAGTTCCAGTTGCAGCACTTGCTGTTGTAGGTTTATTCGCTGCTTGTCTTTCTACAACCAATGCGCAAATTTTTGCATTAGGTACGGAGTTACGAAGCCTTTTGAATGGAACAGATCAGGCCAACATGCGAATAACAAAATTGTCCATATTGGCTTTTTCATTAATTGTACTGGTATTTTCCACCTACATGAGTGATGAATTGGTTCTCTTGGCAAGAGTGAGTTTTGCAGGGACTTCCATGATCGCACCTGTGGTATTAGGAGCTGTGATTTTCAGCCAACCTCCCAAAGCACTGATTGGACTTTCTACAGTAGCACTGATCTTTTTCATCTTGTCTATTTTAGGAATTGTCCCAGACAACTATTTCGGCTATCCATTAGATTTTCTGATGTATATAATCCTGTTTGTGTTTACCACAATCATCATGGTGAGTCACAAAAAAAAACCTAAAACAACAACATGA
- a CDS encoding DUF418 domain-containing protein, whose translation MMDLKTPINQRIELLDIFRGFAVFGIFVVNIEIMNCAFPNQETFSAKWTSPLDEWTVRILQLFFYSKFFPIFSFLFGLGISMQAIKLKKNNNLKFSFFGKRMLFLFLLGIAHILFLWDGDVIHLYALLGLLIVGVIPLKNSWILALSVLVLLFPYYDPVAVWLMDLTHFDPGSFLQGYTSEKITSILRNGPYSEGIVFRIHNYLANLPLLFAYLGPLAFSMFLLGAYFGKNNLQNRLENFIDQSQKPVLWVIVWSNMYRLTFLFILPNTEIYRNELVRPFLFKTMYLSDLAFGLFYLWLLAYIWYKTPWKKLIRPLQYAGKMALTNYLMQSVYGLMLFSNIGLGWYEKMSPSQTFLIATTLFITQLIYSKIWLTYYHFGPLEWLWRCFTYSKLIPIRKN comes from the coding sequence ATGATGGATCTAAAAACTCCAATAAATCAAAGAATTGAATTATTGGATATTTTTCGCGGTTTTGCAGTTTTTGGAATCTTTGTGGTCAACATTGAAATCATGAATTGTGCATTCCCCAACCAGGAAACATTCAGCGCTAAATGGACCTCACCTCTGGACGAATGGACAGTCAGAATACTTCAGCTATTTTTTTATAGTAAATTCTTTCCGATTTTCTCTTTCCTTTTTGGCTTAGGCATCTCGATGCAAGCCATCAAACTCAAGAAAAACAACAACTTGAAATTTAGCTTCTTTGGAAAAAGGATGCTCTTTCTATTTCTGCTCGGAATTGCACATATCCTTTTCCTTTGGGACGGAGATGTAATCCATCTTTACGCCTTGCTAGGATTATTGATCGTAGGAGTCATTCCTTTGAAAAACTCCTGGATTTTGGCTTTGAGTGTGTTGGTTTTGTTATTCCCTTATTATGATCCAGTCGCAGTATGGCTAATGGATTTGACTCATTTTGATCCAGGAAGTTTTTTACAAGGATATACATCTGAAAAAATCACTTCAATTTTAAGAAATGGTCCTTATTCAGAAGGCATTGTTTTCCGAATCCATAATTACCTAGCAAACCTTCCTTTGCTATTTGCATATTTGGGACCATTGGCATTTTCCATGTTTTTATTGGGAGCCTATTTTGGAAAAAATAATCTCCAGAATCGGCTGGAGAACTTCATCGATCAATCTCAAAAACCTGTTTTATGGGTGATTGTGTGGAGTAACATGTATCGATTGACCTTCCTTTTCATCCTGCCAAATACTGAAATTTATAGGAATGAACTCGTCAGGCCTTTCTTGTTCAAAACCATGTACTTGTCCGACTTGGCCTTTGGGCTATTTTACCTTTGGTTACTTGCCTATATCTGGTACAAAACACCTTGGAAAAAACTGATTAGACCTTTACAATATGCAGGAAAAATGGCCCTTACCAATTACCTGATGCAGAGTGTGTATGGTTTAATGCTCTTTTCAAATATTGGATTAGGTTGGTATGAAAAAATGAGTCCGTCACAAACTTTTTTGATAGCTACCACTCTTTTCATCACCCAACTGATCTACAGTAAAATCTGGTTAACGTATTACCATTTTGGCCCATTGGAATGGCTATGGAGGTGCTTTACTTACAGTAAATTGATCCCGATAAGGAAGAATTGA
- a CDS encoding S9 family peptidase codes for MKNKFFLGMAVAIATTISMTQAQDKLKSMPGYEQYQKVAPQIYSSVKSGAINADWNEEGNAFEYTLDGKRFSYSIKSKSSTELGEATPTPRRRYNGPARGRQYDSAESPDGQLKAFTKDRNMYLSNPDGSNVMAITTDGNEENQVKYGIATWVYGEELGQNTAMWWSPDSKKIAFYRFVEKDVKKYYVLLDQLSLYDSLEIEAYPKVGEPNLPVDLMVYDLETKEITELDIRDGKPFNDGDLGTYIYGMSWTPDGKELLFHSTNRLQNIMELRAADPETGKSRTVIREEWLPSFVVNTPEMVVLEDGEHFIWASERSGFKNYYLYNFDGTLVNEITSHPFEVANIVQVDEEKGQLYYMARSGENHMLMQLHRVKLDGTKDIRLTDPTLNHAVSIAPGGKYFVDVAQAHDVAPFSNLVDAKGKVVAELAKSDMSKFEELGLKKVEVYTFTSADGVTELHGMIHFPSNFDPSKKYPVILSNYGGPATNAFRETFVYPDPLTEYGFLVLNIDGRNVRGRGKKLLDQLYRNLGLVEMDDFAEGIKALHDRPYFDQDRVGVYGTSYGGTTSATMLLRFPELIHAAVANSSVTDWRNYDNIYTERFMGTLETNLEGYNRFSLMDMADQLQGELLLFYGTADNNVHPSNTLQLIKAFQNAGKSIEVQIAPDGGHTALNRERMMEFFIEHLVTDYQKVVR; via the coding sequence ATGAAGAATAAGTTCTTCCTGGGAATGGCAGTAGCAATTGCTACTACTATTTCGATGACACAGGCTCAGGATAAATTGAAAAGCATGCCTGGCTATGAGCAATACCAAAAAGTTGCTCCCCAAATTTATAGCTCCGTAAAATCTGGTGCCATCAATGCAGATTGGAATGAGGAAGGAAATGCATTTGAATATACCTTGGATGGCAAACGTTTCTCGTACTCTATCAAATCTAAATCTTCCACTGAACTAGGGGAAGCCACACCTACCCCAAGAAGGAGATATAATGGTCCAGCTAGAGGGAGACAATATGATTCGGCCGAATCACCAGATGGTCAATTGAAAGCCTTTACCAAGGACAGAAATATGTACCTCAGCAATCCTGATGGTAGCAATGTAATGGCTATTACTACTGATGGCAATGAAGAAAATCAGGTAAAATATGGGATTGCTACCTGGGTTTATGGAGAAGAGTTGGGACAGAACACGGCCATGTGGTGGTCTCCAGATAGCAAAAAAATCGCCTTCTACAGATTTGTAGAAAAGGATGTGAAAAAATATTATGTGCTCTTGGATCAATTGAGCCTTTATGATTCTTTGGAAATAGAAGCCTATCCTAAAGTGGGCGAACCAAATCTTCCAGTTGATTTGATGGTCTATGATTTGGAGACGAAAGAAATCACAGAATTGGATATTAGAGATGGAAAGCCTTTCAATGATGGTGATTTAGGAACATATATCTATGGAATGTCCTGGACTCCAGATGGGAAAGAGTTGCTTTTCCATTCTACCAACAGGCTTCAAAATATCATGGAGCTTCGGGCTGCAGATCCTGAAACCGGAAAAAGCAGAACAGTGATTCGTGAAGAGTGGTTGCCAAGTTTTGTAGTCAATACTCCTGAAATGGTAGTGTTGGAAGATGGGGAACATTTTATTTGGGCTTCCGAAAGATCAGGTTTTAAAAACTACTACCTGTATAATTTTGACGGAACTTTGGTAAATGAGATCACTTCTCATCCATTTGAGGTCGCAAATATCGTTCAGGTAGATGAGGAGAAAGGACAACTTTACTATATGGCACGTTCCGGTGAAAACCATATGTTGATGCAATTGCATCGAGTAAAGCTAGATGGAACCAAAGATATCCGTTTGACAGATCCAACTTTAAACCACGCTGTATCGATCGCTCCGGGAGGAAAATACTTTGTGGATGTTGCCCAAGCGCATGATGTGGCACCTTTTTCCAATTTGGTAGATGCCAAAGGAAAAGTGGTGGCAGAATTGGCAAAGAGTGACATGAGTAAGTTTGAAGAACTGGGATTGAAAAAAGTAGAAGTGTATACTTTTACCTCCGCAGACGGGGTGACTGAACTTCATGGAATGATTCATTTCCCTTCTAACTTTGATCCTTCCAAAAAATATCCGGTCATCTTAAGTAATTATGGAGGTCCTGCGACTAACGCATTCAGAGAGACTTTTGTATACCCTGATCCATTGACTGAATATGGTTTCTTGGTATTGAATATCGATGGAAGAAACGTTAGAGGTAGAGGAAAGAAATTGTTGGACCAATTATATCGCAACTTGGGTCTGGTAGAAATGGATGATTTTGCGGAAGGTATCAAAGCACTCCATGATAGACCTTATTTTGATCAAGATAGAGTAGGGGTTTATGGAACTTCCTATGGAGGGACAACTTCAGCTACCATGCTACTCAGATTTCCTGAATTGATTCATGCTGCAGTTGCAAACTCTTCTGTAACGGATTGGAGAAATTATGACAACATCTACACAGAACGTTTCATGGGTACATTAGAGACCAACTTGGAAGGTTACAATAGATTTAGTCTGATGGATATGGCAGATCAGCTACAAGGTGAGTTGCTATTATTCTATGGAACAGCAGACAACAATGTACATCCATCCAATACACTCCAGCTGATTAAAGCATTCCAAAATGCCGGAAAAAGTATTGAGGTTCAAATTGCCCCTGACGGAGGCCATACTGCCCTAAACCGTGAAAGAATGATGGAGTTTTTCATCGAACACCTTGTGACGGATTATCAAAAAGTAGTGAGATAA
- a CDS encoding DinB family protein, with translation MKETLRIRSLFEKQYDGNPWLGVNFTKKLQQITPEMAAHKFSPGSNSIWEILNHIIGWREVILQGIPQNGYISPDHNYLYPVVNPTELEWEHTLVRLKDSQEDWLEFLKNLEKTIFERPFGDKQFNHYELIMGILHHDIYHLGQISLLIRLVNETNN, from the coding sequence ATGAAAGAAACGTTGAGAATCAGGAGTCTTTTCGAAAAACAGTACGATGGAAACCCTTGGCTGGGAGTAAATTTCACAAAAAAGCTTCAACAGATCACTCCTGAAATGGCTGCTCATAAATTTTCTCCTGGATCCAATTCCATTTGGGAAATATTGAATCATATCATAGGTTGGAGAGAAGTAATACTTCAAGGGATTCCTCAAAATGGGTATATAAGTCCAGATCATAATTACCTTTATCCGGTGGTAAACCCAACCGAGTTGGAATGGGAACATACTTTGGTACGTTTGAAAGATTCCCAGGAAGACTGGTTGGAATTTTTAAAAAATCTTGAAAAAACAATTTTTGAAAGGCCATTTGGTGACAAACAATTCAACCATTATGAACTCATTATGGGAATCCTTCACCATGACATCTACCACTTAGGTCAAATTTCATTATTGATCCGTTTGGTTAATGAAACCAATAACTAA
- a CDS encoding MBL fold metallo-hydrolase: MKKFTFIMFVCLSFSGLLKAQSGMENVTITSEQLAPNIYVLFGSGGNIGLAVGEDYAYMIDDQFGQLSEKILTAVRGITDKPLKYVVNTHWHGDHTGGNENMANQGAIVVANEAVRRRMSQPRAGETVSTTPYQALPEITFTDEMSIHLDPNNTMMIFHMENAHTDGDSFIYFPESNVIHLGDNFPNGGYPFIDINSNGDIEGLITNLNRALFIVNDRTKIIPGHGKVSDRATLKAYRDMIDTVRERVKAQKDAGKDLDEIQKMGLSKEWDEAFGKGFINPERFIESVFKTVD, from the coding sequence ATGAAAAAATTTACCTTCATTATGTTCGTATGCCTCTCCTTCTCGGGCTTATTAAAAGCACAATCAGGAATGGAGAATGTCACCATCACCTCAGAACAATTAGCTCCAAATATCTATGTGCTATTTGGGTCAGGCGGAAATATAGGACTGGCAGTCGGTGAAGATTATGCATATATGATCGATGATCAATTTGGACAACTTTCTGAAAAAATTCTGACTGCCGTTAGAGGCATCACAGATAAACCGCTCAAGTATGTGGTCAATACACATTGGCATGGAGACCATACAGGAGGAAATGAAAATATGGCCAATCAAGGAGCTATAGTGGTCGCAAATGAGGCTGTAAGAAGAAGAATGAGTCAACCTCGAGCTGGAGAGACTGTTTCAACCACTCCTTACCAAGCACTACCTGAAATTACTTTTACTGATGAAATGAGCATCCATCTTGATCCAAATAATACCATGATGATCTTCCACATGGAAAATGCGCATACGGATGGAGATTCTTTCATCTATTTTCCTGAAAGCAATGTCATTCATTTAGGAGACAATTTTCCAAACGGTGGGTATCCTTTTATTGACATCAATTCAAATGGTGATATAGAAGGTTTGATCACCAATTTAAACAGGGCTCTTTTTATAGTAAATGATCGAACCAAAATCATTCCTGGTCATGGAAAAGTCTCCGATCGAGCTACCTTAAAAGCATATAGAGATATGATTGATACGGTAAGAGAACGAGTAAAAGCTCAAAAAGACGCTGGTAAAGATCTTGATGAAATTCAGAAAATGGGACTTTCAAAGGAATGGGATGAAGCGTTTGGAAAGGGTTTCATTAATCCCGAGCGATTTATTGAATCGGTATTTAAAACGGTGGATTAA
- a CDS encoding esterase, translating into MKHRYFKPVLATLLFLGSLYSTRAQEISAMQAPKVVSPEVARDNSVSFRVFSPEANAVTVYGSWMEFGERLPLTKGENGVWSVTIDPLESTMYHYNFFIDGVSAIDPTNPHALRDGTRYASLLMVPGSGAEVFELNDVPHGSLSKVWYSSPTLESNRRMYVYTPPGYESSNENYPVLYLLHGAGGDEDAWSALGRANEILDNLIAEGKAKPMLIVMTNGNAWQTSTLRNRPGIESVTRENYMQFQGKFEKSLVEDVVPYIEKHYRVIKSKEGRALAGLSMGGGHTITASIEYPGTFGYIGVFSSGIFDANADMEALEKKFLTLKESGVSKYWVGCGKTDFVMDSNKRLLSILDKTGFEHEYHESEGGHTWANWRDYLSMFAPMLF; encoded by the coding sequence ATGAAACATCGCTATTTTAAACCGGTCTTAGCTACGCTCCTATTCCTGGGTAGTCTATACTCCACAAGGGCACAAGAAATCAGTGCCATGCAAGCCCCAAAAGTCGTTTCTCCTGAAGTGGCTAGGGATAATTCGGTTAGTTTTCGCGTATTTTCTCCCGAAGCCAATGCTGTTACGGTCTATGGAAGTTGGATGGAATTTGGAGAAAGGTTACCCCTGACCAAAGGAGAAAATGGCGTATGGTCAGTCACAATTGATCCTCTTGAGTCCACCATGTATCACTATAATTTCTTCATTGACGGAGTTTCTGCCATAGACCCTACCAATCCTCATGCCTTAAGAGATGGAACCCGATATGCAAGTCTGTTAATGGTGCCAGGTTCAGGGGCAGAAGTTTTTGAATTAAATGATGTTCCTCATGGATCTTTATCAAAGGTTTGGTACTCTTCTCCTACCCTGGAAAGCAATAGAAGAATGTATGTTTATACTCCTCCCGGGTACGAATCCAGCAACGAAAACTATCCTGTTCTATATTTACTTCATGGCGCTGGAGGTGATGAAGATGCCTGGTCAGCACTGGGAAGGGCAAACGAAATTTTAGACAATTTAATTGCGGAGGGCAAAGCCAAACCCATGTTAATTGTCATGACCAATGGCAATGCTTGGCAAACAAGTACCTTAAGGAACAGACCGGGAATTGAATCTGTAACTAGAGAAAACTACATGCAGTTTCAAGGGAAATTTGAAAAAAGTTTAGTGGAAGATGTTGTCCCTTACATTGAAAAGCACTACAGAGTAATCAAAAGTAAGGAAGGAAGAGCTTTAGCAGGGTTATCTATGGGGGGTGGTCACACCATTACCGCTTCTATTGAGTATCCAGGTACCTTTGGATACATTGGGGTATTTAGCAGTGGAATATTTGATGCAAATGCCGATATGGAGGCGCTAGAGAAGAAATTCTTAACCCTAAAGGAAAGCGGAGTATCGAAATATTGGGTTGGATGTGGAAAAACAGATTTTGTAATGGATTCAAACAAGAGATTGCTTTCCATCTTAGATAAAACTGGCTTCGAACATGAATATCATGAAAGCGAAGGTGGTCACACCTGGGCAAACTGGAGAGATTACTTAAGTATGTTTGCTCCCATGTTATTTTAA
- a CDS encoding alpha/beta hydrolase, which translates to MKIISFIFLVGLYSVQGFAQMPAMGKVEYASMPSEILGKDREFAIYLPKSYSTDPDKAYPVLYLLHGGGGAHTDWPEKANLAEVANQIIDSKDATEMIIVCPEAGKDHMNYFNHPEWKYEDYFFQELIPYIESTYRVIGDKNHRAIAGLSMGGGGTIVYAQHHPEMFSAAYAMSGYLYRMDLSFVDPNDPAVERLQSLVEENNTVKLLLGSSEEQVQKLKTVAWFIDCGDDDFTFTPNMEFVAALNAKGIPYQLRVRDGGHTWEYWHSALYLALPFVTNIFREASSMASY; encoded by the coding sequence TGCTCAAATGCCTGCAATGGGCAAGGTTGAGTACGCAAGTATGCCGAGTGAAATCCTGGGAAAGGATCGGGAATTTGCCATCTATCTTCCTAAAAGCTATTCCACTGATCCAGATAAGGCTTATCCAGTACTCTACCTATTGCATGGTGGGGGTGGTGCACATACCGATTGGCCGGAAAAGGCAAATTTAGCTGAGGTGGCCAATCAAATCATCGATTCCAAAGATGCAACAGAAATGATTATAGTCTGCCCGGAAGCAGGTAAAGACCACATGAATTATTTTAACCATCCGGAGTGGAAATACGAGGATTATTTCTTTCAAGAATTAATCCCCTATATAGAAAGTACCTATCGGGTGATTGGTGATAAGAACCATAGAGCCATCGCAGGTTTATCCATGGGAGGTGGAGGCACAATAGTTTATGCCCAACACCACCCGGAAATGTTCTCTGCAGCCTATGCCATGAGTGGCTACCTATATAGAATGGATTTATCCTTTGTCGATCCTAATGACCCTGCGGTAGAAAGGCTACAATCCCTGGTAGAGGAAAACAACACAGTCAAATTGCTATTGGGATCCTCCGAGGAGCAAGTACAAAAATTGAAAACAGTGGCTTGGTTTATTGATTGTGGAGATGATGATTTCACATTCACTCCAAACATGGAATTTGTAGCTGCCTTAAATGCGAAAGGAATTCCCTATCAGCTCCGGGTGCGAGATGGAGGGCATACCTGGGAATACTGGCATTCTGCTCTGTACCTGGCTTTACCTTTCGTGACCAATATTTTCAGAGAAGCCAGTAGTATGGCTTCCTATTAA